The proteins below come from a single Parageobacillus thermoglucosidasius genomic window:
- a CDS encoding DUF2325 domain-containing protein, whose product MTSLLVVGADHLGNITDKLIDSGFQEIIHLDGRKVNMVKRDIPEHVDIVIVMTDYVNHNLAKAIKQKAKSKDKPIYFVKRSWSSIHSVIEKIEKRK is encoded by the coding sequence ATGACATCCTTATTGGTCGTGGGTGCAGATCATTTAGGAAATATTACGGATAAGCTAATCGATTCAGGCTTTCAAGAAATCATCCATCTTGATGGCCGCAAAGTCAATATGGTAAAACGCGATATTCCAGAACATGTGGATATTGTTATTGTCATGACGGATTATGTGAATCATAATTTGGCAAAAGCAATCAAACAAAAAGCGAAAAGCAAAGATAAGCCAATTTATTTTGTCAAACGTTCCTGGAGTTCTATTCATTCTGTTATTGAAAAAATTGAAAAAAGAAAATGA